The window AAAGGCAGTAATATTCTTTGCATGTTACCAGATACCGGCGAACGCTATCTCTCGACCCAGCTGTTCGCCGACGTAAATGCCGATATGAACGAAGCGGAATTAACCATATCAAGGTCAACGGACAATTATCGCTTTGATAGCAGCGGTGGTGGTTCTGCTGCTGAAGCACCACTACCTGAGGCCGAGCCAGAAATGGTCAAAGAGATTGATGACTACATCAACAATTCCGAGCAAAAGGTGGTGATGTTCGCTCTGCAATGGTGTGAATTTTGCGATTCAGTTCGCAATGCCCTGAAGCACTATGACATAGAGTTTAAAAGTGTCGATCTCGACAGTGTCGCCTTCGCTGAGCAAAATCATGGTGGCAAACTGCGAATCGCCCTCCGCCATAAAACAGGCTGGAATACCTTTCCACAGATATTCGTCAATGGCGAGTTTGTTGGTGGCTGTACCGATATCTTCGATAAGGTGAAAAACGATTCATTGCAGCCGATGTTAGATAGCGCCGGGATCTCTTACAACCAGACCATGACTGGTGATGGCAAAAAAGATCCCTACGATTATCTACCAAGCTGGCTTCATGCCCGGTAACAAAATAAGAAAATTGTGACTTTGTTAGCTGCGTACCTGACCATCACCATAGACGATGAACTTTTCCGTAGTTAGCGCTTGCAAACCCATAGGGCCAAATGCATGAAGCTTTGATGTGGAAATACCAATTTCAGAGCCAAGGCCCAGCTCACCACCATCAGAGAAACGCGAAGATGCATTCACCATCACCACCGACGAGTTGATTCGACGAATAAATTCCCGGGAACGCTGATAATTTTGAGTGACAATAACTTCCGTATGATCTGAGCTATATTCCTGAATATGGGCGATGGCACTATCAAAATCAGAAACTACCCGAACCGCCACTTCCTGTGCCAGATACTCAGCGTGGTAATCATCTTCTGTTGCCAGTTCGCTATTATCAAAATACTTAGCGCTGGCCTCACAACTATGGATCTTTACTGCAAATGGTGCCAATGCCTGTGCCGCATTCGGTAAAAACGTATCGGCAATATCACTGTGCACTAATAGGGTTTCAATGGCATTACAGGCACTCGGACGCTGGGTTTTACCGTTCACCAGTATTTCAACGGCTTGTCCTAAATCCGCTTCATTATCGATGTACAGATGACAGACGCCTTTATAATGTTGAATGACAGGGATTCGTGAATTGTCACTGACATAACGGATCAGCGCTTCGCCGCCGCGAGGAATCACCAAATCAATATATTCATTGAGGGTCAGTAGTTCAGTGATAACACTGCGATCGGTATTTGGCACTATGGTGATAATTTCCGTCGGAATGGCAAAATCCTGTAATACCTGATGCCATAAGTCGGAAATTGCCCGATTACTGTGCACCGCTTCTGAGCCACCACGTAAAATCACCGCATTACCAGATTTTAAACAAAGCGCCGCAGCCTCGGCGGTAACGTTTGGACGCGCTTCATAGATCATCGCAATAACCCCCAATGGGATACGCATCTTGCCAACTTCAATGCCATTTGGGCGCTTGTTCAAGCCACTAACACTACCAACCGGATCCGCTAAAGCGACGATTTCTTCAATCGCACTGGCGATACCTTCAATACGCGCATCGGTCAATAACAAGCGATCTAACATGGCATCCGTTAAACCTTTGGCTCGACCTGCGTCGATATCTATCTGGTTTTCAGCCATCAATTTGGTTTTTTCATGACGAACTTTAGCGGCCATCGCCATTAAAATGTTATTCTTCTGGGTTGTGGTTAACTGAGCAACCACCGGGCACGCCTGACGAGCTTTTTTGGCTAAACTGGCGATATCAAATTGGGAAACGTCATTCATAATCGTGCTCACTGGTTTGTGACTATTTACTACTTAATACTAAATCATCGCGATGGATGACTTCCTGGCTTGGGCAGTAGCCAAGAATGGCTTCGATATTGTGACTGCCTTGCCCCTGAATCCGGGCAAGATCGCTACTGGAATATTGTGAGATGCCTTTGCCGATAATTTTCGGTGCTTGTTCGTCAAAATAGATAATGTCGACAGCTGCGCCTTTGGCAAAATCTCCGGTCAATCCTTTCACTCCAATGGCCAATAAAGACGCGCCAGTTTCCTGCAAAGCGCGCACCGCACCTTGATCAACATGCACCGCGCCTGAACTTTTCAGGGTATTTTTTAGCCACTGTTTTTTCGCGGTTAGGGTATTACCCTGGGCACTAAAGTGAGTACCCGGATTTTCGCCATTTAACAATTGCTCAAATACCCGAGGTTTAGTGCCATTGACGATAAAGGTTTCAATACCCTGTTCGCAGGCCTTGTCCGCCGCCTGAATTTTGGTAGCCATACCGCCAGTTGCCAAATGATTACTGGTACCGCCAGCAAGGTCATAAATGTCCTGAGTAATTTTTTCGATATTAGGAAGCAAAATAGCATCGGCAAATTTGCGCGGGTCCTTATCAAAAACGCCATCGACATCACTCAATATTAGCAACGCATCGGCTTCAACAACCATGGCCACTAAAGCGGCAAGATTGTCATTGTCGCCGACTTTTAACTCTTGGGTGGCAACCGTGTCATTTTCATTGATGATAGGCAACGCTCGGTTTTCTAATAACACCCTTACCGTGTTTTTAATATTCAGATAGCGCTTTCTATCTTTAAGATCGCCATGGGTTATCAATAACTGCGAACAAGAAAAATCAAAAAATCGTTGCCAGTTTGCCATCATCTGCATCTGGCCAACGGCGGCCATCGCCTGCTTGGCAGCAATCGAGGGATTATTAGAACCATGGGTAATAAGAGCGCGGCCAGCAGCAACACTCCCGGAAGAAACCAGGATGACTTCGATATCTTTTTGGTGACAGTCACTGATGAACCCAGCAATCGCCAGAACATGCTTGCCGGAGCAACCTTGCCCGTCTGGTGAAACCAGTGCGCTTCCTACTTTTACTACAATTCGTTTGTACTGCATTACCTTGCCACCCAGAAATAATATGCCTTGTTTGAGAGTTCTCGCTGAAAAGATTGAATCAGACAACATTTCAGTTGCCAGAGCTAATGGCGCGAGTAGAAAAATCCAACCGATTCAGGATAAAAAAAACACAGATGTTAAGCAAGTGTAAAATCGCTTAAATCCCTTGTTTTTACTGGCTTTTCACTACCTTAGTGAAAACTGGACTCATTCAGGATTGAAATCTGGAACTAACAAGTCCGTCTGATAATGATATTCTCAATATATTCAATATCTAAAGCCTGTCTGACTCTAACTTATATAGGGATGTAATATGCAGCCATCACAGCCAGTTCCCGTGGAAAATAAACCCGCAACTGATTCGGCCTACGTCTGGTATCGCGACATCGATCCCAATGGTTTAGTCGCCCGCACCATGTTGGCTTTTCTGGCAACGGCCGGCCTGTTTTACGTCAATATTATGCCAGCGTTAGTTTCCGGGCTGATAGAAGCTTTAGGGTTTAGTAAAAAAGATGCTGGATTGGTAGCATCGTTTAATGTTTATGGTGCTGCACTCGGCGCCTTTGCT is drawn from Thalassotalea sp. PS06 and contains these coding sequences:
- a CDS encoding glutamate-5-semialdehyde dehydrogenase, coding for MNDVSQFDIASLAKKARQACPVVAQLTTTQKNNILMAMAAKVRHEKTKLMAENQIDIDAGRAKGLTDAMLDRLLLTDARIEGIASAIEEIVALADPVGSVSGLNKRPNGIEVGKMRIPLGVIAMIYEARPNVTAEAAALCLKSGNAVILRGGSEAVHSNRAISDLWHQVLQDFAIPTEIITIVPNTDRSVITELLTLNEYIDLVIPRGGEALIRYVSDNSRIPVIQHYKGVCHLYIDNEADLGQAVEILVNGKTQRPSACNAIETLLVHSDIADTFLPNAAQALAPFAVKIHSCEASAKYFDNSELATEDDYHAEYLAQEVAVRVVSDFDSAIAHIQEYSSDHTEVIVTQNYQRSREFIRRINSSVVMVNASSRFSDGGELGLGSEIGISTSKLHAFGPMGLQALTTEKFIVYGDGQVRS
- the proB gene encoding glutamate 5-kinase is translated as MQYKRIVVKVGSALVSPDGQGCSGKHVLAIAGFISDCHQKDIEVILVSSGSVAAGRALITHGSNNPSIAAKQAMAAVGQMQMMANWQRFFDFSCSQLLITHGDLKDRKRYLNIKNTVRVLLENRALPIINENDTVATQELKVGDNDNLAALVAMVVEADALLILSDVDGVFDKDPRKFADAILLPNIEKITQDIYDLAGGTSNHLATGGMATKIQAADKACEQGIETFIVNGTKPRVFEQLLNGENPGTHFSAQGNTLTAKKQWLKNTLKSSGAVHVDQGAVRALQETGASLLAIGVKGLTGDFAKGAAVDIIYFDEQAPKIIGKGISQYSSSDLARIQGQGSHNIEAILGYCPSQEVIHRDDLVLSSK